In Haliotis asinina isolate JCU_RB_2024 chromosome 16, JCU_Hal_asi_v2, whole genome shotgun sequence, the following are encoded in one genomic region:
- the LOC137267629 gene encoding uncharacterized protein yields the protein MPAIGTTLVEATITAIRTTLVEATVAPIGTTPIQETMSAIGTLVEESITAIGTTLVEATIAATGTELVEATVAPIGTTLVEATVSPIGTNSMEQTITAIGTTLVEATIAATGTELVEATVPPVGTTPVEATIAAIRTTLVEATIEAPGTTLVEETIVAIVTTLVESTITTIRTTLVEATIAATGTTLVETTISAIRTALEEATGTTPAEATIEAPGTTLVEETIAAFGTTLVEASIAATGTTLVEVIITAIGTTLVEATTATIVTTLVEATIAAFGTTLVEASIAAIETTLVEATIITAIGTKLVEATIAATGTTLVEAS from the coding sequence ATGCCAGCAATTGGAACAACACTAGTAGAAGCAACAATAACAGCAATTAGAACAACACTAGTAGAAGCAACAGTGGCACCGATTGGAACAACGCCAATACAGGAAACAATGTCAGCAATTGGAACACTAGTAGAAGAATCAATAACAGCAATAGGAACAACACTAGTAGAAGCAACAATTGCAGCAACTGGAACAGAATTAGTAGAAGCAACAGTGGCACCAATTGGAACAACACTAGTAGAAGCAACAGTTTCACCAATTGGAACAAACTCAATGGAACAAACAATAACCGCAATTGGAACAACACTAGTAGAAGCAACAATAGCAGCAACTGGAACAGAACTAGTAGAAGCAACAGTACCGCCAGTTGGAACAACACCAGTAGAAGCAACAATAGCAGCAATTAGAACAACACTGGTAGAAGCAACAATTGAAGCTCCTGGAACAACACTCGTAGAAGAAACAATAGTCGCAATTGTAACAACACTAGTCGaatcaacaataacaacaattaGAACAACACTAGTAGAAGCAACAATAGCAGCAACTGGAACAACACTAGTAGAAACAACAATATCAGCAATTAGAACAGCACTAGAAGAAGCAACTGGAACAACACCAGCAGAAGCAACAATTGAAGCTCCTGGAACAACACTCGTAGAAGAAACAATAGCAGCATTTGGAACAACACTAGTTGAAGCATCAATAGCAGCAACTGGAACAACACTAGTAGAAGTAATAATAACAGCAATTGGAACAACGCTAGTAGAAGCAACGACAGCCACAATTGTAACGACACTAGTAGAAGCAACGATAGCAGCATTTGGAACAACACTAGTAGAAGCATCAATAGCAGCAATTGAAACAACACTAGTAGAAgcaacaataataacagcaattGGAACAAAATTAGTAGAAGCAACGATAGCAGCAACTGGAACAACACTGGTAGAAGCATCATAG